DNA sequence from the Cupriavidus oxalaticus genome:
GAACTGCTGGAAGCCGCCGAGCAGGTGGCCGCGATCAAGCTGCAGTCCGGCGCCAATGCGCGCGAGGTGGCGGCCTCCGCCCAGCTGGTGATGCTGACGCAGCGCCTGGGCAAGAACCTGAACGAGTTCCTGGCCGGCGAAGGCGTCAACCCCGAGACCGCCTTCCTGCTCGGCAAGGACACCAACACCTTCCGCGAGACGCTGGACGGGCTGATGAACGGCAGCGAGGCGCTGCGCCTGAATGCGGCCACCGACGACGAGACGCGTGGCTACCTGAAGCAGCTGTCGCAGCGTTTCGACGCGGTGCAGAAGACCACCCAGACCATCCTGCAGAACCTGCCCGGCCTGATCGCCGCCAAGCGCGCGCAGCAGCAGATCTTCAACGACAACGAGGCGCTGCGCGGCGAGCTGTCGGCCTTGCAGCGCGCCTATGCCGAGTCGGCGCGCTCGCGCCCGGTGACGCTGGGCGCGACCGTGGTGTCGGCGCTGCTGACGCTGCTGTGCCTGGTGGGCCTGGCCGCGCTGTACCTGCGCGATTCGCGCATGCGCGCGCTCGAAGCCGAGGCGCGCGAACGCGAGGCCGAAGCGCGCCGCCTCGATGAAAAGCGCAACAACGACAATACCCAGAAGGCCATTCTGCAGCTGATGAACGAGCTGCAGGACATCGCCGACGGCGACCTGACGCGGCAGGCCACGGTGACCGAGGACATCACCGGCGCCATCGCCGACTCGGTCAACTACACCGTGGAAGAACTGCGCGAGCTGGTCGGCCGGGTGCAGCAGACCGCCGGCGAGGTGACGCAGGCTTCGGGGCAGGTGCAGGCCACCTCGACCCAGCTGGTGTCGACCACCGAGGAGCAGTCGCGCCAGATCCGCCAGACCGGCGAATCGGTGGTGGAGATGGCCGACCGCATCACGCAGGTATCGCGCGGCGCGGCGGAGTCGGCCAATGTCGCACGTGCCTCGCTGTCTGCCGCCGAGCAGGGGCAGCAGGCGGTGCAGAACGCCATCACCGGCATGAACGACATCCGCGAGCAGATCCAGGAGACCTCCAAGCGGATCAAGCGCCTGGGCGAGTCGTCGCAGGAGATCGGTGAAATCGTCGAGCTGATTTCCGACATTACCGAGCAGACCAACGTGCTGGCACTGAACGCCGCCATCCAGGCCGCCTCGGCCGGCGAAGCCGGACGCGGCTTCTCGGTGGTGGCCGAGGAAGTGCAGCGGCTGGCCGAACGCTCCGGCGAGGCCACCAAGCAGATCGGCGCGCTGATTCGCACCATCCAGACCGATACCCAGGACGCCGTGCACGCCATGGAGCGCAGCACGCAGGGCGTGGTCGAAGGCGCGCGCCTGTCCGACAACGCCGGCGCGGCGCTGGTCGAGATCGGCCGCGTGTCGCGCCAGCTGGCGGAGCTGATCGAGCAGATCTCGCAGTCCACCTCGCACGAGGCCGACCTTGCCACCACCGTGGCGCGCCATATCGAACGCATCCTGCAGGTTACCGAGCAGACCACCAGCGGCACGCGCCAGACCGCGCAATCCGTGCGCCAGCTGACGCTGCTGACCGAGGAGCTGCGCAACTCGGTGTCGCGCTTCAAGATCGCCTGAGGGGCCGGATGTCGCCTGCGACCGCTTCCGCGCAGCGCGGTAACTGGCGCCACCGCCGCCACCGCCATCTTCGCGCCTGCCAACCAGCCAACCCAGCGCCTGCCTGCCGCCGCGGCGGGCCGCCCGCGGCCGCCCTGGCGGCGCCGCACTGGAAGCCGTCATGTCCATGAATTTCCCCAACCCGTGCCAAGCGGCCGATGCCAGCGCATCGTCGCCGGCGCCCGCCATGCCCGAACCGGAAGCGGCGCCCCTGCCTGCCTCTGCCTCTGCCTCCGCATCGGCCACCACTGCCGCGCCGGCCGACGCCGGCGGCGCGGCGCGCGACCTGTCCGGGCTGGCGTGGCTCGCGCCGAGCCTGCGCGGCGCGCTCGAAGATGCGGCCGCGGAGCTGGGCCACTACGTCGATGAAATCCGCCAGGCGCCCGAGGCGCTGGGCGCGCGCGACACCACCTCGCTGCGGCTCGCGGGCCAGCACCTGCACCAGGCCGCCGGCGCGGTGCATATCGTCGGGCTGCGCGGCACCGACCCGTACTGCCAGGCGCTGCGCCGCCTGCTCGAGGCCATCGACGCCGGCCAGCTTGCCGCCGACGCGCAGGCGCTGGCGGTGTTCCGCGCCGGCGTGCAGGCACTGGCCGAATATGTCGACGACCTGATGGCCGGCGACGACGAGGCCCCGCTGCGGCTGTTCCAGCCCTACGCCGGCGTGCTGGCGCAATTGCGCGAGGAGCGCGTGCATCCCGCCGACCTGTGGCTCGACGAGCTGCAGATGCTGCCCGGCATGCTGCTGCCGGCGCGCAGCCCCGCCGCCATCACGCGCGCGCGCCAGCAGTTCGAGGCCACGCTGCTGAAGGCCATGCGCCTGCCCGCCGCATGCCAGGACGCGGCCCTGCTGCGCGAGGCCTGGCTGCCGCTGCATGCGGCGCTGGACGAAGTGCGCGCCAACGAGCAGGAGCCGCGCCGCGCTGCCGACCATCCGGACCGTGACGTCTGGCACGTGCTGGGGCTGGTGTTCCGCGCGCTCGCACATGAACTGCTGCCGTCCGACCTGCTGGCCAAGCGCTTTGCCGGCCGCGCCAACCTGCTGCTGCGCCAGTACCAGCAAGGACATGTGCGCGTGCCGCAGGCGCTGCTGAATGACGCGGTATTCCTGCTGGTGTGCACAGGGCTGGCGAAAACTCCTGCCGGCGACGCGGTTCAGGCCGAGGGCGCCGCGGCCGTGCGCAGCGACATCGCCCGTACGCTGGTGGCCTTCCGCCTCGATGCCGCGCACGCGGTGGCCGATGCCGACTTCCGGCTGCGCTACTACGGCTGGCTCGACCCGATCGATACGCGCAACCTGCAGCAGGC
Encoded proteins:
- a CDS encoding methyl-accepting chemotaxis protein — translated: MGFKTFSLGRRAPAADAAAAAAGSAGSAGAAAAAGLGATPMEHVSAWLGRLPFSSQQRALTVGVVVSLVALLGSVYLDNRIANNAAAQIEIAGDMLMHSQRLGKAVPVALLGNAQAFTQLRESKETLAKDLKALQAGSDEKRVRATTGDAAPLLETAMTSWKRSEKSAADVLAQQPVLTTIGQTLQVFNASNPELLEAAEQVAAIKLQSGANAREVAASAQLVMLTQRLGKNLNEFLAGEGVNPETAFLLGKDTNTFRETLDGLMNGSEALRLNAATDDETRGYLKQLSQRFDAVQKTTQTILQNLPGLIAAKRAQQQIFNDNEALRGELSALQRAYAESARSRPVTLGATVVSALLTLLCLVGLAALYLRDSRMRALEAEAREREAEARRLDEKRNNDNTQKAILQLMNELQDIADGDLTRQATVTEDITGAIADSVNYTVEELRELVGRVQQTAGEVTQASGQVQATSTQLVSTTEEQSRQIRQTGESVVEMADRITQVSRGAAESANVARASLSAAEQGQQAVQNAITGMNDIREQIQETSKRIKRLGESSQEIGEIVELISDITEQTNVLALNAAIQAASAGEAGRGFSVVAEEVQRLAERSGEATKQIGALIRTIQTDTQDAVHAMERSTQGVVEGARLSDNAGAALVEIGRVSRQLAELIEQISQSTSHEADLATTVARHIERILQVTEQTTSGTRQTAQSVRQLTLLTEELRNSVSRFKIA